In a genomic window of Sporosarcina trichiuri:
- the cbiB gene encoding adenosylcobinamide-phosphate synthase CbiB: MDTLIALHLLAVTIGFLLDRLLGDPPHWPHPVRWLGAWIAFLTKNLNRGGYRSAKGVLLLLLTVLPAILAAGVITAGGYWLHPAAGVIAESILIAVALAQKSLADAARGVAHPLAAGDVTEARRKLSWIVGRDTEMLDEPEITRGVVETVSENISDGVTAPLFFAFLGGAPGIWLYKAVNTLDSMVGYKDDRYLQFGTASARLDDILNFISARISGLVILLVSPNPSGIPLMDRLAGWRTDARKHPSPNSGYLEAATAWQLGVRLGGTNTYRGVPSHRPQFGPGLRRLSANDIDETIVQLTRTSWIIWLIGILIGGICYALA; this comes from the coding sequence ATGGACACGCTGATTGCACTGCATCTGCTGGCGGTAACGATCGGCTTCCTCCTCGACCGGCTGCTCGGCGATCCGCCGCATTGGCCCCATCCCGTACGTTGGCTCGGCGCGTGGATCGCCTTCCTGACAAAGAACCTGAACCGGGGCGGATACCGGTCAGCGAAGGGTGTGCTCCTGCTGCTTCTCACCGTGCTGCCTGCGATACTTGCGGCCGGCGTGATAACGGCCGGCGGCTATTGGCTCCATCCGGCCGCCGGTGTGATTGCGGAGAGCATTCTCATCGCCGTCGCACTCGCACAAAAGAGTCTGGCGGATGCGGCGCGCGGCGTGGCGCATCCCCTTGCTGCGGGTGATGTGACGGAAGCGCGGCGCAAGCTGTCCTGGATTGTCGGACGCGACACGGAAATGCTCGATGAACCGGAGATTACACGAGGAGTCGTCGAAACCGTCTCCGAAAACATTTCGGACGGCGTCACCGCCCCTCTGTTCTTCGCATTCCTAGGCGGGGCGCCCGGCATCTGGCTGTACAAAGCCGTCAACACGCTCGACTCGATGGTCGGGTATAAAGATGATCGGTACTTGCAGTTCGGCACCGCTTCCGCACGCCTGGACGACATTCTGAACTTCATCTCCGCCAGGATTTCGGGACTTGTGATCCTGCTCGTCTCCCCGAACCCGAGCGGCATCCCGCTGATGGACCGGCTGGCCGGCTGGCGGACGGACGCCCGCAAACATCCCAGTCCGAACAGCGGCTATCTCGAAGCCGCCACCGCCTGGCAACTCGGCGTCCGGCTCGGCGGAACAAATACATACCGCGGCGTGCCGTCGCACCGGCCGCAGTTTGGACCGGGGCTGCGGCGGCTGTCCGCGAACGACATCGACGAGACCATCGTACAGCTCACCCGCACCTCATGGATCATCTGGCTCATCGGCATCCTGATAGGAGGAATCTGTTATGCACTTGCCTGA